The genomic segment TTTTAAAACTACTGCAATGGAAAAACATTTTTAGAGCATttacgttatataaaatattcAGCAAAAGCTGTCTATCATACTGTCAAATATAAAAATGCATAAATCCAGCATATACTACAAAGTGAAACTGACAGCCGGCAAAGtcgatttataaaattaaagttattcAGTGTAAAATATGGAACATTTTCTCGACTATCTGCATGTTAACCCGGCAACACATATTGGGAAATATGGAATTGGAAAAagagaaacaaatatttaaatcaagATTTGAGCTGTCACAGTGAACACAATTTAGAACACGTGCGATGGCTGGTCGCATCTGTAAATAATGTTGTGGGAGTTTTTTGGATGTGCCGTATTACCAAAAGATAGAATAataatttcttacacaatttacTCAAATCTACAGCAAAATCTACTTAATTACTTAAGATGTGCagcaaaaattaatgaaaataatataacaaGCGAGGTAGATAAAATATggattaataattaaataagagTGTAAGTTAGTAAGTAAGGTCAAAAAACATCCAAAGTcaattaaaaatcaataaaagcATAAAAAGTTACTTAAAAAAACCAATGGAACAATATGTTCtataatagaataaaaaattcttGAGAGGCGCTTATCGAACAAGAAATTGGAAAGAAAAGCGATTGGAACAATAAGAAATGTATTGCAGTAAAGAGATTATATTCTAAAGAGGGgaattaaaattaacaaattattgtatttacaatatataagcaaaaaaattatttattcaaattaaaaaattaacaaaaaatcataGACATAAGACAAAGCTTCATATAATACAAATTAGATAAAGTAAAACAATTAGAATATACATGAAATATAAAGAAGACCATGTatgaaaagaaaaatggaaaactcAGAAAATATTGAGTATAGCTGATCCGGCGAACTTCGTACCGCCTTAGAATTATAATCAGCTAAGTAAATCAAAAATTTATTATACTCTGTCTTTTTGCAACTGGCAGCTCATTACAAATGCAAATCTTTAGTAGTCTGCAAATAGCAGGTAAAGTGGTCAAACTAAGAAGATCGTGGGTCAGTGTTGGAAAATCAAAAAGATACACattttatgttaaataaaatttattaaaaataaatcgtATTGCTGTTTAACATTTAGGCCATGTACATAAATTATGAATTTTCATCCCTTCCTCTTTTTATGCATTAGATTCGTTGTTCGGCTCGATTGTGATAATTATAcattgacaaatttctttttattagttaattgttattattgttattaccAACACTCCATAATCTTTCTTTTTTTACGTGGTTTATGGCATTGGTCCAGTTATTACAACACTTAACCTACACCACCATCGTCGTTCgcactttttttttcttctttatagagggggggtctggaatcttcaaaaacATCTCAGTCCAGAACGCCGCCTgtctgaccttagtgcaggattcgttcttcgtacttcCGGCGATAGtttccgaggtactttaaaatgccctctagtcgccgagtctacgccgaacgcccaTCTGTTAAACCAGACCcttctctgtcatccagcgatccggaagcgaaATAGCCGCTggaaggccggcatcacttccgaagcactacctttattcattcattctccattcatacacatccacactccattcatcagcaaggaggctccttgtctcgttccaggtagcgcgtagaacaTCCTTATCGCTCTTATtacggcatcattcccagatggaCATTTCCTCcgtccccacagtctgactcacgcctaACTAACTCATACAGTATGACCCACTtctctagcttcaacttccagcatctttcactcttacccttgccgttggtccagctgtctttcttcctctccctttttcttgattactgcacggatatagctgtgtattttagtccaacctgatttattttcaatcattctcttaatcatttctctcactgtaacaaaattcacacctgtctctctctccattctgttgcTTTCCACTATTCATCTGCTGCAATATAACATCGTATGTATttcagtgtccgagtatccacagtataggcattcatctgtgtcaaCCTTTCCGAACCTAgggaggtaggccctaaaacatccgtgtcctgtgagcacctgcaccaggaaataatccagttgcctgtggccacagtccagcCAATCTCTTATGTTTGCGGGGGACCACCTCTCGCACGTGCTCCCTCCATTTttcattctggtgcaatgtcactcctaggtactttaATTGCTTCTTGGGtattagacatgctcccgcacattgcaattgtttcagtccgtgctgcgtcatccatttatTTACGATGCGGCTTGCGTtccgaacccggtatttgagatccggctcatcccgggccactacctGTACAGCGAGTTCATTTGCGAaagcgaagggggttgtaccctctccatATTCACAgcgcataaccccgtcatatgccaggttccatacCGTCGGACCCAAGACAGATtcctggggtaccccggccgtcacgtccacgatcgtgcccttttccaccataatatttctttcggacagatactccgtcaccacattcatcaggtaaccagggaattctctctcctccattgcttTCATTATCTCGTTCCACTgcagcgtattgaatgcattcttaacatcaaacaacagcagggccgcccagcgatgttcatcccctctgttgcgcaatgcttcgagtacactcatgattgcatcaatcgtgcttttcactttaaaaaaaccaaattctctccgagataaaccacctgacctctcaatcatgtcgtctatgcgtactcgcaaCATCCTTTCgtacagcttactgatgcatcCATCGCTTCCatcgcttctttaatgactctctctgatgcatggaagaagacaggaaaggtttgtgcttccagcagtgcattcatgtgttACACAAGCCGCGCAGGCTCCgcccgtcctagacccttcaccgcttcaggtggtatctgatctagtccGGGGGACCTACGCGTCTTGAGTGAACCCAATGCCTCAacaagttcatccatggtaaagggtacagccCGCTCAGCTCCTTTATCCCCCTTGATACACCATGCcatctgccgtccggaaagagctctcGCGTTATCTCAAGCTTTTTGTCCATAGGCGTTTCGTAAGGAGGATACGCATGGAACAtcttcatgacgatcttgtatccctgaccccagatgtcctcatccagcttttcacacagctctttccagtgccttctttttctgtacggattttcctgtaCAGTTCCCTCTTCCTTGAGCGGTACTCCTCTTCGATCTCCACGATGACCTCAGGGATGATTCCTGCTCTGCCTCTTCCTCTTGTTAACGTTCTTCTCATTGCTATACGTTCATTTCTTAGTGCCTCGATGTCCGAATTCTACCAGTATGGCAACCTATTGACATCTTGGCGAAAAATTTCGCTTCTTTCCatcgcttctttaatgactctctcCAGGCTTTCTACCGTCGGTGATTGACCCTGCATTAGGCTTACTCTCCATTTAATCAGCTCCTAgtatactttccagtcattcCCGTCGACGCATCTGCCCCCCGACGTCTTGGACGCACGGATGGTATTAGTGGTCCCCGTTCCGGTTATGGAGAACTCGATGTACTGATGTTCTGTTCCGGTTTAGTCTGGAAAAACTTTCCAGCCTCTTGCTTTCTCTGCTATTGCTTGTGTCGCCATGGTTACGTCGATGTACGTACCTGTACCTCTTCTAACAAACGTAGGCTCCATACCTGTGTTCAGAATCACTAGATCTAGTGTACCCACCCAGTCAGTTAGTATCCTGCCGTGAGTATCGGTGATGGGAGATCCCCATTCCGCCgcttttgcgttaaaatctctCAGCATTACGTATTCTCCTCCTGTGTTTCCCACTTCCTGCATGATCTTGTATATCTTCATCTCGTATTCGCCCACCGTCACGTTTGGAGAAATATAACAGCAAACCAGCGGCACCCCCTCCATCCGAACAATCACATATCCTTCTTCCGGCTTAATTTTATACACTCGCAGATTCCTATTGTAGATCCGTACAGCACCCCTCCCGGTCGTATCTACAAACCATCCTCTTCTCTTCACCGCTGTTGTATTTGGTTCCGCCGTCTTCAGCCCATCGATGTTCTTTTCTACTCCGGCAGCCTCGGCAAGATCATGTGCTAATCTTGCTGTTCCCACGTTAGTTTGTAGCACCCTCAGCTCTCGAGTCTTGTTTTCGTTGTTTGTCATTTCTAAACCTTGGACTTCTTTCGTGCTCTCTTTTACACTCTCGTACTCTTCTTGGGACTAGTCCTCAGTGATTCCTATTTTCAACCAGGCGGTTGAACTTTGGGCATATTCTTGAATTCGCCACGTGTCCAGTCACGTCGCAGTATTTTTCGATTTAGCAGTTTTACACCTAGGCAATTATTGTG from the Diabrotica undecimpunctata isolate CICGRU chromosome 1, icDiaUnde3, whole genome shotgun sequence genome contains:
- the LOC140432490 gene encoding uncharacterized protein, with product MTNNENKTRELRVLQTNVGTARLAHDLAEAAGVEKNIDGLKTAEPNTTAVKRRGWFVDTTGRGAVRIYNRNLRVYKIKPEEGYVIVRMEGVPLVCCYISPNVTVGEYEMKIYKIMQEVGNTGGEYVMLRDFNAKAAEWGSPITDTHGRILTDWVGTLDLVILNTGMEPTFVRRGTGTYIDVTMATQAIAEKARGWKVFPD